The DNA region atatatcggcGTGCGCGACAAACGAAAAAGAAACCGCGCGCGTACGCCAAATCTTTATCATCGGTATCTCTGTGCTGTGCGTGTGTATGTATAACCGCGCGTCCGATCGCGATCCAGAATATCAGTCTCGACGATCAGTGTGCAGCAAGTTTGTTCGTGATCGAGACTAATTTCCGGGGGGCGGAATCGgaggagaacgagagagagagaggtgcgaCGACGAGACGAGGTCTAGGGGAAACTCTGATCCCACAGGATCGCGCAACCCGCCGATCCATCTCTCGCGGATCGTTAATGTAAGATTATCTCGCGTACAATCACTAACTAAACTAACCGTCGACGGGGTCGGACGTACACAGAACCTTGTACCATAAGAACGAGTTACGCTATCTGCACGGCTGTAATTAATTAGcaaaactatatatatataccgagGATCGATGTTTCGGATCGACTCGCTTGTTgttcttttcttcttctccgTGATCGCTCTGTCGGCGTCGCCGAGGAAAATAAGAGAAAGAAACTACGCGCCTGTTCATATGTAGATACACACGGCTGGGATCGAAAGTTCATAGCGAAAAAACAAAAAAGCGTAGGACAATGATGAGGGATAAGGGAGAGCGCGAACCTAATCGAAACCCGGCTCGTCAGGATCCCCGTTAGAAGGGTCGCGCGCCGCGTCGACGCCGTGACTGTGTGTAAAGGTGTAAATTTACCAAAAAGAAAGAaccaaaaaaatgaaaaaagacaAACAAGATGGAacaaggaatagaaatgttgCGTAGGCGAGACGATACATAAATAGCATTTTTTAATGACTTTGTGATAACGTTGTACCGTATATAGGATTGGACTAGGGTCGCTTTTCAAAGTTGTATatgtgtctgtctgtctgtgtgtgtgcgtgcgtgcgtgtcgTGTCCGAGCGCGAATCTGTGAGCGAATCGGCGAGCGTGTGACGGAAGCGTGGCATGAGAAACTTAACGATGGCGAATTTCGGAAAACGAGAGCGTTGTCTCCGCGCCCCACGCAATCGTTctttatctttttctttttctgccCCCTCTTATTTTTTCTTTCTCATCGACCCGTATACCAACAGCATAACTTTCCGTCGTTTATTCGCGTTTTATGATCTCTGTGATCGGCATCGCGACGAATTTTTCGGAGAAAGAACGAGCGCGGATCGACCTTGGGTCAGCAACGATTCTCGTCGTAGATTTATCTACTGTTGTACCCCTGGAACACTTTCCACGTCGCGAGACGAACGTGCAGATGCGACTAGAACCGTGTTTTTTGATCCACCCTCAAAGGGGAAGGTTTCGGATCGAGAACGCACGCGATCGTCGTTGCCGATGCAAGATTTATCTCGGTTCTAGGTACTTAATTTTTACCGGGAAAAACCTCCGCGATTTCTCGCGCGGGAGAGAAGAAGAAATCGGAGAGTTCGGGATCCCATAACCGCGAAAGCAAGCacgaaagaagaagaggaggaagaggaagagataAACAGTAACGATGCCAAAACATTGAAAGAGAAATATATTAAATCGAATCGAGTATTACGTCGGTTTGAAACCGACTAAAGCGAGTGAACTGATCATTTATTTTACGTTAAGTGTTCACGCTTATCCGTGTCGACGAGACGAGTTCCTTTCGAGAatgtaatgaaattattttttatatcagcTCGGAAAGACTCGTAAACGATAGAATTGCCGGATTAGTACGAAGAAGATAGACGACAGCATTTTCGAGAGAAGTTTGTCTTGGCGATACGGTTAAGAGGATTAATGTTAACGGGAGGAAACGAAAGCTGCGGATCACTCTCTTTCTCGATCGAGTCGCTTCCGTGAATCGTCGTTCTACgcctttttcttctttcctgTTCGCGATTCAACGGATCCTTTGAGTTCGAAGCCACAGCTATGATTCGCGTAGTGCTTGTTTCTTGAACTCGAGGCAAACCTGTTTTCTGATAAGATGACATAATTCACACGCACGCGTCAAACCAAATGAACGGAGACGCGACTGACGCCGATCAATCGGACGATTCCTGCGAAACGATCAGATGTACTCTGCTCCACTGGAAGCTGATCTCTGCGCGCTTCAAAGTGTTCGGGAAAGTGTCGAATGTGCCGGGCCGGCCCTAGTTCTTTTATAGAAGAGatctttttaaatataaatttattttattttcatgcaGTAAATTTGGTtgacattttaaaatttttaaaacagcATGCATTTTATTTAGAATAATGTGCATCACATGCATCGTGTCTTCGGCCGGCACTGCATATGTGATTCTTCGAAAATGGACAATCAATGCGGTAACAGTCGTAATAGCTAATCATTCTTCGGCAGAATGGCTGTTTTTAACCTCCAATTACTCGCACTCCTCTTTCTCCATAACTTTATATGGAACTTTATACgactccaacataaataaatttctattgaatgaAATAACTACTTCTGTGCGAAGTAAACATTTGCCTATTAACGCTTGAAACACTGAGTTTAAAGTTGTCAGACTGTAAGTATGatgtgcgagtaattaaaagttaaaataaCGACGGAAAGCCCAGTTGATTTTGATCCCGAACACTTTTTTGTATCTTCACGAAGATAGAAGCGGTGTCAGTTTTCAATGGATCAATTCGGTACGTCGATGAAAAAACCCGGCTGCATCGCGCTCCGTGCAAATTACCAAAGACGTCTCTTTAATTATCGAAGTCCATGTACTTATGCACCGTGAACGACTAATCCCCTCGGAGACACATTGTTCAGCcgataaacattttttacttaACACGAGAATCAATCACACGTCCTTTTTTGTGTCTTACGTCTCGCGTGAGTACAAGTGGAGTACCTAGTCAAAAGTAACATTTACGATTTAATATATCACCGTTTATGTTCGTGTCATCTTCTCACCGCATTCTTTTTTTCTGGCACGCGCGTTAACATCGTTGTTTAATGCTGCTATTAATTATTTGCTATCACCATGGTCACTATTATTATtgtcgtcattattattattattattattgctacATTCACCTTTACCGACGATTTATCCTTATCCTTATTATTCTTACAATTTATTGCTCTATCGTTTACCGAtagattattaatattatattatgacataattattattatcgctATGATTCTTGGTGGTATCGTTACTATGAAACTTTATTATTATCCTTAATGTTacttttgtatctattattattGTCACGctgatgattattattattatgaataatattattattattattatccgcGATTCGTAGCAATGGTGATTACGATTATCCAtgtattattattctttttgtTGATATTGAACGTTCAATGTTAGACAATTGTTACGAGGCAGCGGAAATTCGATTTTCCCGCGCGGCCGCGAGAAATTTTTGtatcgatttttacaaaaaacaaaacccTTGTTCGAAGCGGACACGGATCACTCGTGTCGATGtacttaaaacaaaaaaaatgtcaTTTCTTTTATCTGCGAATGCCATTTTTTAAACGTTCGAAGCATTTTAGAATATGTGCTTGCGGAAATCATTGGCGCGCGCGCCGCGACGATGCGAGGACGATCGATCGCATCGAATGAAATTACACGCGACAGCCGAGTGAAACCAAATGACGTGATCCTGTTCGTTCTGCGTCATCGTAACTACCATTACTATCAGTACCAACGTAATTTATCATTACCACTAGAGTATacgtatattttttttctttttcgtttttaAATGATGCAAGAGAGACACGCAATCCGTGCGACGATCACGTTCTTTGGATGTACACGTCGACCACTTGCAGAAAATGTTAAACAGATTACGATTACTTTATTTTGCTGTTTTATTCTCTTGTAgaacttgtttttttttgttttctttatcctctattattcttttttttttaattttaaatttgtgcGTCCATCGCGTTCGTTTTCCTTGGTGCTCTTCAAAAAACATGTACTGTCGAATCGGCCATGCAGCACGATCGTTCGCGATCACTTTGCTCCACAGCGATCTCCGACGAGCGTACGATCCTGTCATACccagaaaatgaaaattcgatCGATCGCGAATCAAATTCTTCGTCGGATCGAGAACCGGAACGAACGATCGACGAAATCGCACGACGACGATCGTGAAATCAAAATCAAAGAGATACCAAATTTTCACCGCCAAAAAAAAGTAACGCAAAGTACTATCCCCTCCCCTCTTGTGCGCGCTATAGAGAAATTTTATAGATACGCGCGCGTGTATCATGTGTACGTGTGTGTATGCGTGTATTATAACgtggagagagaaagataaaaaGAAGAGCAAAACAGATGGAAAATCTATatgtaatatatacatatatatgtacacacGTATATCACGTCTGGGCATTACGTGTGTTTTGTGTATGTGCGTATGTGCGTATACAGATACATGTATGTATTCGAATAATCAATGTATATTTTACGTGCGCTATCGTTGTTGAACGTGACTATCAGCGTCTCCCACCACATTGTGTTGACAGATTTGACCGTGTAAGAGAAAAGGATTTTTCGTTTCTATGATTTTTttctgttctttatttttcttcttcttttttcgtcCCGTTAAACCCCTTTTATTATTCTTAGTGCAAACCCCCGTTCGACCGATCGTCGAGAACGATCAGCGATTAAACGAGACGAAAGACTTTTTGTCGAATTCTAAGAATTTTTTCGTTTCCTTCGTGTCGTATACCGCAATCAGCATGTGGCGTATGTCAAATTAATAatacattgtatttattttgttGGTTTAATTTCTTCTCTTTGCTTTTACCGCCTGCCGAACCCACACACCTCCCATTTTCGTTCCTTCCGTTGCAGTCTTCCCTCGCGTAGCGTCACTTTCGTCCCCACGGATAGTGTTACGGTAATCCCGCGACCTAAGCGCGACGAAGCTGCCTTCGCGATCTCTGTCACAGCAGAGGATCGACAATCGGCTTAGATCAAGGGATTACCGTGCTCTTTTATCCCCCCACCAGGGGGATATCCGTGAGGCAATACTAATGCAATTGATGGAACTTTTATTACTTTTAGTTGTTTCGTTACGAAACCTTTGCCAAccggtgacatttttctgattaaaatgacaccgcaCACGATAGAATTGCgattatgtctacttgtttgAAATAAGTAGACAGTCCTCAGCGTACCTCTACGCTTTCTGATCCTCCATACACCCAGGTAGTAACACTATGCGAGAGAAGACTGTATTCCCGTTTCTTATCGTTAGCTGCTCCACCGCGACTCGATcgatttcaatatcaacatccCAGAAGGATCGTTGCGCACCTAGAACGACCAAAAGCACGCTCGAAGCTTTTCCAATCCGGTAGAATAAACTTCCGGTACCTGTTTGAAGATTCTTGGTTTCTCGCGAGCTTTGCAGCAGATTGGAACGAGTGCGCGCCATCTTGGTccagtggtcggcaaactgAGGCTCTTCCACGAATGACGTATTTGAAATAAATTTACTtactaaataaaattgaaaattgttggaaaattataaaaattgaagagaTGTCAATTCACGATATATCTtctattaactctttgcactcgaatgactCTGAGACgtcagtaaaaattgccataccattgtTCAAATCCGTTTTAATGCCTTCAAATTCGTctttattctataaattgtaaaaagctcaattgttgtatgagaaaacaggttcaattcgtgatttaaattgcttcgagtccaaagggttaaaatcattcagggaagaaatgCCATtcagatgcagacaatttttatttcgcaagaagatccgcaatctaccaACGAGTTTGCCGACCAATGTCCTAGGCAATTGTTTCACGTTCATTGACAGCCGCGTAATTGACGTGTCCCAAAGTGTTACACAAGTCATGCCTCCTTCATTCGACGAGATACATAAATGTTGAAGTGTAAGTACTATGCGTAGTAAAACGACGACGAGGAGAAGTTGCTGTGCGAGGAGTTTGAACGACAGTCTCTCCGAACAAGATAGACTTCATCGATCATCTTTGTTATTCTCCTCTGGTACTAACAGTGCTTTCTATATATTGTTACATTTCCGTCTGTCGTTGCAGCGCGAATTTTCCACGGTACTCGAATCGTGAATTTTCTGGCGACACAGCCACAGAATCCATGACGCGATTGTCGTAAGTATTCGCGGACGAGATCACACGCTAATCATCGTAACTCGATATCGTTTGTACGTACATACATGTGTTTTGCGCTAACGTTTTTGCCAATGTGTACATAAATTATCCGACGTGCTAGAGAGACTTAAGGGGGTGTTCTTCTTTCCAGGATCGCAGAGGCGCGGGACGCGCCttgtcatttctcgataatgcaaagatgaccttttgtatgcagatactattttagattaaaaatacaaattgtATGTTAATGCAGAAAAAATGCATTCATTTGTACGAAACTTCTAAACTGTTGTGCATCTTCTATATGTAACTATTGTGTAAGTGTAGAAAATGCACCCATTTCTTCCgaacatttcttttttcttattaAGTGCATTGCAACAATTGCAGCAGATTTTCGCGAGTAttcttataagtagactgcggatctttatgcatttatgaagaacttggcgaaatataaaacagttaaAAGATTTAAACACTTCAAGAATGTTAAGGGAatcttaagggatgaaatcaactaCTGAAGAACTTCATCTTTGcatcatcgagaaatgagaatgcccatcccgcatccttgcaatcccggAAAAGAGAACCCTTTTAATTCTGATCGACAAATGAGAGGAGTACGGGGAGGAGAATGTTGGTTTTTTAACCACGAGTCTACGATTTTTATAATACTGTGTAGATTTTGTATATAGAGGAGTATCGACTGGACTCTTCGAGagagaaacaaaaagaaaaatcttTGATAAAACTATCTCTATGGATGTTGATTGTGTTCGGCCTAATTTGTCCTCCGCTAACACGAGAATATGTCCGCCGTTTTTTTGGATGCGAGCGTTATCGGCCCGAACAATTACAAAGAATACAAAGACTTAGCCAATGTACAAAGAAACGACTAACAAACGAACGAGAAACAAAAAAGACAAAAAAATAAACGGAAGAGATGTAAtattttcaaaagaaaaatattagtagaggGAAAGgcgcgcgacgcacagtgggacaaATGCCCGATCTAGCTGGAAGAAAAGTCCTACTCGACGGAAACAGCTTTCTACTGTTTATTTTCTGTCGATTTTAAtcgcaaacaaatttttatcataactaCAGATAAAATTAATATGCAATCAAGAAATAAAGAGCAATGAAAAGTAAAATCAaaaccttatatcagattcttccgtatcaaaaaattctgaaataatttatcGAGATGTGTCTCTGGaacaagaaaatatatttatttccaaACATGACTTTTCTCCAGCTAGATCGGCCATTTGCCCCTCTGTGCGACGAGGGTGGGGGGCGAAACTTTCATATCGTTCTCATTAAATTATTAGGGCTAATCGAGATGACCACAGTTCGTTGTTGTGAATTCTGGAGGATTTTGAACGGAAATGGAAAAATAAGAAAGTGTAATCTATAAAATGAAACCTATCGTAAGTTTCTTCGTACGTCGGTCCACGAAACGATTCGAACACGCGAATCGACGAAAGGACACGAGAGATGGTCTTTGCGAGTCTCCACCGACACGGTCTAAATTATTGTTACTGCCACAACGCGTCCAGACGAAGCAAACCTCTCGCTTGTTGAACATTCGAACCTCGTCTGAATGAACTAAGGTGGTTCCCAGATGTTCGAGCAATTTCGTGGGCCTCCGTAAGAGAGCGTGTGTTAAACTTGTGTACTTGACAAAACTATGCGCATCGCGTCTCTATAAAATTGTGATCTTTCTCCTTTGGATGTTAGGCTACCAGTTTGTACAGAACGCACACGCACTCGCCACAATCAGTCGACGAACACGTAGGTACACTGTACATACATGAACCGTGCGTAATCGATAAGGATATTTTTTGTACGTAGCTAAATTTCGaagtaaaaacaaaaaaaaaccaaGAAAACGAACAGCTATCTGtcgtatatatatctatatatatacaaaaagaAGAAATCTACATATACAGATATGTATATCCGACTAATTCGTTCCACGATGATCTCCATTGTACCTACGAGAAAACCATGCATCGCCGGAAACGGTGTGTCAACAGTGTCAACCACTTGCAAAATCGATCATCCCTGTGAAACGATTCGAAAACGACGAAAAATTCTTTCGTTCGACAACGATTCGAGTCCATATCGATTTTGAAATGCATGCGTGCAGTGCCGTGAATAATCGATGTATCATTTACGTGTCCCAGGTGGCATTGAATACAATAtcacgctctctttctctctctctttctcttttcctccCTCCATCCCTCTCTtcttcctctctcgctctcccgtAATCGAAAGCGACGGTGGTTTATCAAAATTGACAAAACGATAGACGTCCTAGTGGATTTCTTGAAATTGCTTGTACACTCCTGTCCGTAAATCGCCGGACACTTatttatcttcaacaaaatggtaattgaagaatacaagcttccagcttaaTCTGATTGTTTTATTTGGATTGTTTTATTTgattaaatatatacagggtaaATCGGACACAAAACagactttttagaaattaataaaaataacatgaagTACCTAGTATcgctttattttgaaaaataaaattgatatagaaAACATTAGCGAGAAACCTTATTCCCAAAACAACGCAACTTTTGGTTCCCGATTATAGAAAATGCTAAGAAACTGTGATACACcagagaataataaaataatgattgcATTGTGCTGCGgcatacaaaaattaattaattaatttgcccCACTTAAATTCCAAACATTTGAAAATacagatttgatttacatgttctctacattcgAAAAAATTCGTAACAAAAAACAGTTTCATAACGAAAAGTCGTCTGCATCCTTTGAATAAGTGTCGAATCAAATGTGAATTTGAATAAGTTCCGATTTATGGATGGAAGTGTACATTCGCTGATCATTTATGATAGCAAAGGGTGTCGAAGGGGTGCGAGATGCAACAAACCGCACACTTTCGACAGAGACCAGTGaatgtttattattaaaattgatcgatGATTACGAGCGTGCAGAGCTGGTGATTCATCGGGGAATTAGAGATCGAGGGTGAGGGAGATAACTTCAATGTACCTAATCATGTGTCCCTCGAGACTTGTGTATAACGACGACGTAGCAGGTACTGATTCTTGGAGGATCTGGATTACCGGATTAACTCGGAATCAACATAGTCATTAACACGATCTCTAGGATAGTGTACGTTTATCGGCTAAGCTACGCGTCACGATGTTTAAGTATAGTAACAATATAGATTTTGTATACCGCGTGCGCGTGGAAAGAATGCGTAGACAAGAGCATGATGTGCATGACAGGATAGTGCGTGCGAGCGCGCGTTACCAGAATTTACGTTCGACAGGTTAATAAATCgtattttcgaaataaaatcgTTGTTTCATCTTCCCCTTCATTGTCGTTTATCAATTGCCAAATCGTTGATGTTTTCTtaataatcattattttttaataatctaaTAGTTCCCCGTTCAGAAGCAAAGAATACGTATCGCAAATCATCCAAATATCATTTCAAGCCTTTTTTAAGACGATTAATAGCATTGAACGTTGATTATTTATATTGCCAAATGATTCTTCCCGCATATTCCATAAGGAACATCGTCAATTTCGGCACGAATCATCTGCTTTGCAtaaacgtccgtacagcgccatttcatgCAGCGACAAAATGCTCAAACTGATAGACGACGTTACCGACAGATCAGCTAACGTGGAAACAGAAAGAGTAACACggtgtatctcgtcggtgattcgGGCTCGCCATTGCTTACATAAATAGTGCTTATACTTATCACATGGTTGAGTTAATTTTCAAAACAATTTTGAACTAAGAAAATGGGGAAAGCGAAGAAAGTGAAAGTTTCCAAAGGTGAAACGAAACATACAAAATTAGCATTAGGAGATCAAATAGAAGAAGAAAAGACAGTAAAACCGAAAAATAGGCATAAGATCAGAAGTCGGGATGATGCTGATGAGAAGgttagattttctaattttatataaagtgcaacaaattattacatatattattttaacaatttgttAAGCACAATAATAATTATGTTCGTACATTAACAGAATATGTGCAaaccataaaatatttttattccacaTTCGTCCCTCATTTTGTAACTTAATGTGTCCCTTGTGTATCAAATTGACACAATGGCAAAACATTAAATAATATGAATCGATAAATGATTAACTTTGCGAATTAGTTTATTTAGAATAAAGTAAATAATTTGTCGATGTACTTTAAATAACGTCAAAACATATTGAAGGTATTAATACAAATTTCAAATATATGTTTTATAGTGCGTGGATTCGTCTCTTACAAAGAGGATTTTATCTCAAGCTAGGCAACAACAAATTGAAATAGAAGAAGAGAATGGAATAGTACGAACGTCGCAATCAATGGGAAAACCAACAGTTAAACTTGGCCCAGAATTTAGCGATTCGGAAGATGAGCTTAGTGATACTGAACGTTATGATTCACAGTTTTACGAAAAcattgaaattaatgaagaagACGAACGTGCTATACAAATGTTTATGTCTAAGGATGCTGTGCCAATGAGAACATTAGCCGAcataatattagaaaaattaacagaaaagaaaacagaaATCCAAACTCAATTTTCAGAAGCAGATTCTATGCAAATTCAAGAGTTAGATCCACGAGTAAAAGCAATGTACGAAGGTGTTCGAGAtgttttaacaaaatatcgtaGCGGAAAGCTACCTAAAGCATTTAAAATTGTACCCACCTTAAGGAACTGGGAACAAATACTGTACATTATAGATCCGCCAAAGTGGTCAGCAGCAGCAATGTATCAAGCTACTCGAATATTTGCGTCTAATCTTAAAGAAAAGATGGCACAAAGATTTTATAATTTGGTATTGTTACCCAGAATTAGAGATGATCTAGCAGAGTATAAAAGATTAAACTTTCATTTATATCAAGCCTTACGAAAAGCATTATTTAAGCCTGCTGGTTTTATGAAAGGGATTTTGCTCCCATTATTAGAATCCGGAACCTGTACATTAAGAGAAGCTGTAATTATTGGATCTGTGATTGCCAAGAATTCAATACCAATTTTACATTCTTCAGCAGCAATATTAAAGATCGCAGAAATGGATTACACAGGTGCAAATAGTATTTTCCTTAGGATATTCCTAGATAAAAAGTATGCACTTCCATACAGAGTCATAGATGGTGTTGTATTTCATTTTTTGAGGTAACACATTAGTGTTTTCAGTTATTGTAATCTGTTTCATTACTATCGTATTTTGATATTATTATACTTACTTACAGGTTTAAGAGCGATTCTAGAGAATTACCAGTTTTATGGCATCAAGCATTATTAACGTTTGTACAACGTTATAAAAGTGATATAAGTTCAGAACAAAAAGAAgctttattagaattattaaagaaacaaTCTCATCATACAATCACTCCTGAAGTACGAAGAGAACTACAACATGCTAAATGCAGGGACTCGGAAATTGGGGAACCTATACCAGAACCAATGGTTTGTTGAGGTTGAGAGATCAAGGTCTTCGTATATCCTGAAACATgtaaattcatattttatataaagcaAAGATTTTTCTAATGTGCGTTTCATGATTTCATGAAGTTTGTATGTATCAGATGTTGCTAGTGAATGAACAACATTCACTGCTTTCAGTGCTATAAAGTAAAACTGAatcatattgaaaaatttgtataaaaagtTGTTTCATACAAATATAATGTAATTACTGTGAATCTGTGAAATTAGTTTTTTCGCAAACATTGTGCATCCTTTTTATTTCAGTAGTTTTCGTTAATATTGTATATGAAAAATGAATTCGTTccatttttcgaattaattatcATTATAGCAAACACGTTGTTTATTGTTTTAATTATCTAAAGAAATATATAAGTACGTATGTATATATTCAAGTATAATTAAACTTAATACGACTTTTATTTTGTGTTGAACTTGATAAAACTCGTAACAGAATAATAGAAATATAGAGAATTtcagtttatatatttataaatttatatttgcaCTCGGGGAGAAAGAATATTTcgagtttaaataattttttttcgaatAAAGCAACTTTCACAAACCTTGATTAGAAAGTTGCTTATTCCATTAATGGCTAATTAAATAAAAGATCCTTTATCGATACTTTATGGAGCATAATTCATAACTTTATTTTACTGTGCTCTATGTATTAAAACATTCTTTAAATGCATCAAGTCTATAGATAAGttacaaattattaaattataaattctgtTAAAATCACTTCTCTCTATAGTTTTATTTCCAATATTTTGTATAGTTAAATAACATTTAGACttaatactaaatatacaaaaagtAACAGCCGTAATATTTAAAAACTAGTTTGCGGGAAACAAACTGCGCCATTTATTTTGTAAGTGATATAAATCCGACTTCTGGaaagttaataattataataaataatataaaaatataatgatgTCGGTCTCAAGTTGACGATTAATTGTCAAAATATCTCTACAGTTTTATAACGGATT from Lasioglossum baleicum chromosome 11, iyLasBale1, whole genome shotgun sequence includes:
- the Bys gene encoding bystin, translated to MGKAKKVKVSKGETKHTKLALGDQIEEEKTVKPKNRHKIRSRDDADEKCVDSSLTKRILSQARQQQIEIEEENGIVRTSQSMGKPTVKLGPEFSDSEDELSDTERYDSQFYENIEINEEDERAIQMFMSKDAVPMRTLADIILEKLTEKKTEIQTQFSEADSMQIQELDPRVKAMYEGVRDVLTKYRSGKLPKAFKIVPTLRNWEQILYIIDPPKWSAAAMYQATRIFASNLKEKMAQRFYNLVLLPRIRDDLAEYKRLNFHLYQALRKALFKPAGFMKGILLPLLESGTCTLREAVIIGSVIAKNSIPILHSSAAILKIAEMDYTGANSIFLRIFLDKKYALPYRVIDGVVFHFLRFKSDSRELPVLWHQALLTFVQRYKSDISSEQKEALLELLKKQSHHTITPEVRRELQHAKCRDSEIGEPIPEPMVC